In Silene latifolia isolate original U9 population chromosome X, ASM4854445v1, whole genome shotgun sequence, the following proteins share a genomic window:
- the LOC141617879 gene encoding uncharacterized protein LOC141617879, with protein MTWNVQGAGNPAVLTMLKELIRVNDPQVLALLEPHISGDTAQRVCDRINFSGKTRVEAEGFSGGIWLFWRAELVTVTPIIHHPQHITVEISRRGETPWYFSAIYAQPDSVKKEELWRDLEAFARSHDKPWMAMGDFNDTRYLHERNGDGNTMRRRCHKFNSWLEDNNWMNLDYSGPDHTWMRGHSNSTRKWARLDRAICNSSW; from the coding sequence ATGACTTGGAACGTTCAAGGTGCTGGAAATCCAGCTGTTCTCACTATGTTGAAAGAGTTAATTCGTGTTAATGATCCACAGGTTTTGGCGTTGCTTGAACCACATATCAGTGGAGATACAGCGCAGCGTGTTTGTGATCGTATTAATTTCAGTGGTAAAACTAGAGTCGAAGCTGAGGGATTTAGTGGTGGTATTTGGTTGTTTTGGCGCGCTGAATTAGTTACTGTCACTCCTATTATCCACCACCCCCAACACATCACAGTAGAAATTAGTAGAAGAGGAGAAACACCGTGGTATTTCTCTGCTATTTATGCGCAGCCAGATAGTGTAAAGAAAGAGGAGCTGTGGAGGGATTTGGAAGCATTTGCTCGCTCTCATGACAAGCCGTGGATGGCAATGGGGGACTTCAATGATACGAGATATCTCCATGAAAGAAATGGTGATGGTAACACGATGAGACGAAGATGCCACAAGTTTAATTCTTGGTTGGAAGATAACAATTGGATGAACTTAGACTACTCGGGGCCTGATCATACTTGGATGAGAGGACACTCAAATAGCACCAGAAAATGGGCACGTTTAGACAGAGCGATATGCAACTCATCATGGTGA